The genomic segment GCCGGCCAGCGGGCCCTGGTCCGAGGCACGGGTCACCCACGCGGTGTACAGCGTCTCGCGCAGATCGCGGTCGTCGACGTAGGTGATGACCGCGTCAAACGACGGAAAGTCGAGCCCGATCCACCAGCCGTCGAGGTTTTTCGCTTTGGCCTTGGCACGGGCCCGCTGCTGCGCCGACTCAGGCATGCCGGTGAGCCGCTGAGCGTCGGTGATGTGCAAGCCGTAAGCCTCGACGGCGTCCATCAACTGGCTTTCAAACTTCGAGGCCTTTTCGGACAGCGCCATCGACAGGGCCTTGTAGCGCGCCTTGTCGTCGGCAGGCAGGCCAATGCCCGACAGGGTGAAGTCGCGCAGCGCGTCGTTGACGATCTTCTGCCGGGTGGGCGACAGGGCGGCGAAGTCCTCACGCGCGGCGATGGCTTTGTAGGCCTCGCACAGCGCCTCAGACTGCGACAGTTCCAGCCAGAAGTCGGTGATCAGTGGCTGGCCTTCGTCATGCGCCGCGCGCCATTCCGGCGTGCTGGTGACGCTGAACAGGTGGCTGATTGGCCCCCAGGCGTTGGACAGCGCGTCGCTGACGTCGTCCAAGGGTTCCACCAAGGTTTCCCACGTCGGGTTGCGATGCTCGCTCAGGGCCTTGACGCGGGTGCGCTGGGATTCCAGCGTGGCTTTCAGGTGGGCGAGGGCGGCAGCGGGGTCCAGCGTGTCAAAGGCCGGCAGGGCGGGAGGAAGCACGTCAGACCGCATGGGGAGACTCCAAGAAATGCCGCAAAGTTTGATCAATTGATGTCGGTGCGCGCCGGGTCATTTCAAGTGGCCCTCAGGCCATCGCCAGACGGGTCTGAATCAGCGTTGCCAATACCGTGAACAGCGCAATGCTGACCCCCGCCAGCCCCCAGCCCTGCCACTGCTTGCGGCCCTGGATTTGCGCCTGCGGAACGGCCGAGAGCAGAAACGGACGGCGGTCGGGTGGGGCGCCGAGTACGTTGAAGTCGGGCGTGACGGCCTGCTCGACATGCTGCTGGCGCACGGTTTTCAGGGCTTCCTGCCGGGCGGAATGCCATTCCTCGACGCTGATTTCGCCATCCCCGTCGGCATCGAAGCGTTGCAGCAGGCCGGCTTTGTCGGCTTTCCATTTCGCCAGCAACTGGCGCACGTCGCTGCGTTCATCGAAGTCCTGGACGCCGTGCTGGGTGCGGAAGTAACCCAGCGCGCAGACTGCGTCGCCCAGTTGCAGCAACTGTTCGGTAAAGCGGTAGTTGCCGAAGCTCAGCCACTGGCGCTTGGCCGGTGGCGGTCCGGGGTGGCGACTGGGGCCGGTCCAACGACGTTTGAGGCTGGGAATCACCTGCGCGCCGTCGGGGTCGACGATGCACTCGCCGCTGCCGTCGCGTAGTAGGAACAGCTCGTCCGATTGGCGGTGATCAAGGGTTTGCCAGCGTGTTTCGCGACGTCCGTTGCGGTAGCGCGTCACCTTCTTCTCGATACGAAACCACCACCACGCGCACGGGGTGTGGCTCAGCGGCGAGATGATCTGTGGGCCGGGCAGCAGGTCGGCGTTGCCTTCAAGTTCGAGATACCCCTGCGCCGCACTGGCGATGCGCGAGGTGGGCAGGTCGGCGATCCAGCGTGCGTGGGTCAGGGCCCGAAGCCCAAAATAAAGCGCGCCGAGCGTGGCCAGCAGCAGCACCGCCACAACGCCATAAAACTGGGCGTCAGGCAGGGCGGCAGCGGTCGTGAACTGGGCGTCGAGTTGATCCAGCACGCGCAATCAACTTTCGAACAGGGCCTTGATGTCGGGGTTGCGCAGTTCTTCGGCAGGGAATTCCAGCAGCGTCGCCGCCTGAAAGCCGGTCATGCGGGCAATGATCACGTCCGGCACCTGCTCGATGCGCACGTTGAGCACGTTGACGCTCTCGTTGTAGAACTCGCGCCGGTCTGAAATCGCGTTTTCCAGCGCCGTGACCCGCGACAGCAGGGTCTGGATCGACTGGTTGGCCGCCAGCTCGGGATAGGCCTCGACCGTGGCGGTGATGTTGCCCAGCGCCGAGCGGATGATGCTTTCCGACTTGCCGATACCGCTGACGTCGCCCTTCTGTTGGGCCAGTTGCGCGCCCTGGCGGGCGGCCATGACGCGCTCGAGGGTGTCGCGCTCAAATTGCATGTATTGGCGGCAGGTTTCGACCAGCTTCGGCAATTCTTCGTTGCGCTGCTTGAGCAGTACGTCAATGTTGCTCCAGCTTTTCGACACCGCGTGCTTGAGGTTGACCAAAGCGTTGTAGATGACCACCGCGTAGAGCAGCAGCACCGCGACAATGCCCAGCCCGATAAACCACACCATCTGGCCCGCTCCCTTGTTCATCCATTAGACGCCCGGAGCATGCGTCAATCGCAGCCCCCGCGCTACCATTGCGCGGTCCGTGGCCGTTTCGCTAACGAGGTGATGCTGTGCAGAGACTGATCTTGACCGTGATTCTGGCCTTGGGCCTCAGTTCCTGCGCGGGCACGGCGGCGCTCAATTCCTTCACGCCCGACAGCGGCTACACCGTCGCCACCAACCTTCCTTACCAGAAGGGCAGTGGCCTGCGACTCGATGTCTACACCCCGACCGAGAGCGATAACGCGCCGGTGGTGGTGTTCTTCTACGGTGGTCGCTGGACCGACGGCGCCAAGGACGAGTTCAAGTTTGTCGGTGAAGCGCTGGCTTCGCGGGGCTATGTGGCGGTCATTGCCGACTACCGCAAATACCCGGCGGTGCGCTTCCCGGCCTTTGTTGAAGATGCGGCCAAGGCGGTCAAATGGGCCCATGACAATGTCGCCCAGTACGGCGGCGACCCGGGCAAGTTGTTCGTGATGGGGCACTCGTCCGGCGCCCACATGGCGGCGATGCTCGCGATGAACGGCAAGTATCTGGAGGCCGAAGGCGGCTCTCGCCAATGGCTGCGCGGCATGATCGGTCTGGCCGGCCCCTACGATTTCATGCCGATCTCGGCGCCCGACCTGCGCGACCTGTTTGGCCCGCCCGATCGCTTCGAGCAGTCGCAGCCCATCTTCTTTGCCGACGGACGCAACCCGCCGCTGCTGCTCATTCACGGTGAAGACGACGACGTCGTCTGGGTCAAGAACAGCCGTAACCTCGCCCAGGCTGTCGGCAATGCGGGCGGCGCCGTCGAGACCATCATTTACCCCAAGCTGGGCCACCGGCTGATCATCGCCAACATTGCCCGGCCCCTGCGTGGGCGCTCCGACGTGCTCGACAACATCAGCGAATTTATCAATCGGCGGGCCAACGAAACGCCGCGCGTTCGCGGCCCGGGCGTTCAAACCACGCCGATCGATCTGTAAGATTCGGCCCCCCGATTGCTGAAGGACACCCGCGAATGACCCGTCGCCTCGTGCTGCTGCGCCACGGCCAAAGCCAGTGGAACCTCGAAAACCGCTTCACTGGCTGGGTCGATGTTGACCTCACCGAGCAGGGCCGCGCCGAGGCCCGCGCCGGCGGCGAGTTGATGAAAGCCGAAGGCCTGCACTTCGACGTCGCTTACACCTCGGTGTTGACCCGCGCGCTGCGCACGTGCTGGATGGCGCTGGACGCGATGGACCAGCTCTGGGTGCCGACGCACAAGAGCTGGCGCCTTAACGAGCGTCACTACGGCGCGCTGCAGGGTCTGGACAAGGCTGAAACCACCGCCAAGCACGGCGAAGAACAGGTCAAGATCTGGCGCCGCAGCTACGACATTCCGCCGCCCGAGATGGCCGCTGACGACCCCGGCCACCCGGCACAGGACCGGCGTTATCAGTCACTGGACGCCAGCGCGCTGCCCGGCACCGAGTCACTGGCCACCACCCTGGTGCGCGTGCTGCCTTACTGGCATGACCACATCGCGCCCGACCTGAAAGCCGGCAAGACCGTGCTGGTCACCGCCCACGGCAACTCGCTGCGCGCGCTCTACAAGTACCTGAACAACGTCAGCGAAGCCGAGATTTTGGAGATCAACATCCCCACCGGCATCCCGCTGCTGTTCGAGCTGGACGACGCCCTCAAGGTGCAGTCCTACCGCTACCTGGGCGACCCCGAGGCGGCCAAACGCGCGGCCGAAGCGGTGGCCAATCAGGCGAAGGCCAAGGCGTGAGCCGATGGCGGTTGGGCTTCAGCCCGACCGCAAGATTCGGTATCGAGCTGAAGACGTCGCGTCACGCCTTGCCGCGATGCACGGCCACCGGCCCAAAACCCTGCACCACCGGCGTCAGCGACAGCGTGTTGACATTGACGTGTGCGGGCAGCGCGCTGCTCCAGTAGACCGCTTCGGCCACATCCTCGGCGGACAGCGGCTGGGTGTCGGCGTACACCGTCGCGGCTTTGTCGTCGTCGCCGTGAAAGCGCACGTTGGAAAACTCCGTGCCGCCGGCCAGACCCGGCTCGATGTTGGTCACGCGAATCGGCGTCTGGTACAGATCGGCCCGCAGGTTCAGCGAGAACTGCCGCACGAACGCCTTGCTGGCGCCGTACACATTGGCGCCGGGATACGGCCACTCTCCGGCCGTCGAACCAATGTTGATCACGTGCCCCCGACCGCGCGCCACCATGCCCGGCAGCACCGCGCGGGTCATGTGCATCAGCCCCTTGATGTTGGTGTCGACCATGCGTTCCCAGTCGTCCAGCTCGGCGCGCTGTGCAGGTTCCAGACCCAGCGCCAGACCGGCGTTGTTCACCAGTACGTCGATGGCCTGCCACGCCTCGGGCAGCCGCTGCGGTAGGCTGGCCACCGCCTCGGCAGCGCGAATGTCGAAGACCTCAACGTGTGCCTTGTCGCCCAACTCGGCGGCCAGCGCCTGCAAGCGCTCAGCGCGGCGCCCGGTGATGATCACGCGATGGCCCTCGGCAACATAACGACGGGCAATGGCGGTGCCGAAACCGGCACTGGCACCGGTGATCAAGACGAGCATGTCGGGGTCTCCGAGAACGGGGTTTGAGCAGAGTCTAAAAGCACACTGGCGACGTCGTGGGCCGGTGCGTGGGTTCCCCAGCCCCCGCCGCTCCGCGCCAGCGTCGTGGGCCGCGTCTTCAATGCCGACATGAGACCGTCCCCAGTCCTGCCGCGCGACATACATCCGCAACATCCGCTCGCTGCCAGAGGGCGACGGCCGCTCCCCACCTTGGGGTTGCCCGCGCCGCCACCGAAAACACCGAAGGCGCCCTGCGGCGCCTTCGGTGTTGCTGCTACTGCTCTGCGTTCACAACGCTCAGAAGCGGCCGCGAATACCCAGCGCGAAGCTGCGTCCGTATTCCTCGAACTGCAGCGTGTTCGCCCGGCTGCCCTGATACAGCTCAAGCGGGTCGTCGACCAGATTGCGGGCTTCAGCCAGCAGATCGAAAGCATCGGTCAGGCGATATGCCGCCGTGAGATCAAGCTGGCTGCTCTGCTCAACGAAGATGTCGAAGTTGCGGTCGTCACCCACTTCATCGATGAACTCACCGCGCTGCGAGTAGCTCAGGCGACCGCTGAACCGGCCGCGTTCGTAGCCGATGTAGAGGTTGGCCACCTCGTCCGGCGACTGCGGCAGCGAGAACGACTCGCCTTGACGCTCGGCCAGTTTCAGGTCGGTGTCGAGGAAGGTGAAGTTGGCGCCCACCAGGAAGTCGTTGAGTGCCGGCACCCACGCGCCCAACTGCTGCTCGACGTTGAACTCGAACCCGACAATGGAGGCCTCAGTGCTGTTGACCGGCCGGGTGACCTCAAAGCCCGCAAATTCGGGATCGTTGTCGGTCGTGAACTCGGCCACGAAGTTGTCGATGTCCTTGTAGAACACCCCGGCCGACAGTACCGCCCCGCCGCCCGGATACCAGTCCACCAGAAAATCGAGGTTCATCGACTCAAAGGGGTCAAGTTCCGGGTTGCCGACTTCCACTTCCATGTCCTCGCGATTGATGCTGGCGCGCGGCGAAATATCGGAGAAGCTCGGTCTGGCGATGGTGTTGGACCATGCCGCCCGCATCACCACCGTGTCGCTGGGCTCATAGCGCAGATGCACCGCCGGCAACACGTTGGTGTAGTCCGAATCAACACTGCGCGGATTCAGTGTCAGGTCACCGTTGACGTCGAACTCAAGCTGGTTGCCATCGGCCGAATAGTCGGTCTGCTCGACGCGCACCCCGGTGATCAGCTTCCAGCGCGACCACTCGACGGTGCCCATGACGTACCCCGCCAGAACGTTCTCGTCGGCGGTGAAGTCCTCGGCCGAGTTCAGTTCGAGATTCTCCTGTACATCCTGAGGCCGCTCGTTGAATTGATTCCGGTTGGCGGCGAAGAAACCCTGGAAGGCACGGCCGTTTATGCCGTCGCCGATGTCTCCGAACGGATAGCTGGGCGCGCCGGTGGTGAAGTCGTCAAGAATCACGGCGGCGACGTCGCGCAGTTCTGTCTCGTCGACATTCGAATCCTTTGACTTGAGCCGATAGTCAAGACCGGCCTTCATCACCAAGCCGTCAATCCCGAACGCCCGGTCACGTTCGGCATTGAAACTCAGGGTGGTGTCGTTATCGTCAACGGCAATCGGTTCCAGTACCACTCGGTCCAACAGGTAGTTGGCATTGCGCAAGTAGGTCGTGTCTGGCGCGCCAGCCGACAGGATCTCGAACGTGGGAATCCCCCTGCCTTGCGTGAACGTGGCATCCAGTGGCCCCAGGTCATATTCAAAGCGGCCCTCGCGCTCGTCGGGCACGCGCTCGCGGGTGATCGAGTGACCCAGCCGGTAATCCATCGTCCAGTCGCCGCGAATGTGTTCGGCGCCGATCGATGCCGCCACGGTGTCCTGCTCCTTGGTGCGGAAGCGGGTGCGACGACGGAATGAATCCGGCTCGATGCCCTCGTAAGTGCCATTCACGCCGTCGAAGTTGGTGAGGGTGCCGTCTTCAAACACCACGATGCTGCGCTGACGCTCCTCGGCGTCGGTGAACTCGCTGTACAGCATGTTGAAAAACACCGAATCGTCGAAGGTCGGGCGGTATTCAAGATTGACGTTGGCGCCAAGGCGCTCACGTTCGACAAAGTATTTGCGCTGCTGGGTCTCGATCAGTGCGAACTGCTCGTTGCCGGCCTGATCGGTGATGAAGTCGTAGGCTCCCTCGATGTTGTCCGACTCGAAGTCGCGGTTGACGTAGTTGGCGCCAATCGAGATGCCCAGATTGTCGGTACCCGAGCCGAAGCTCACCACCTGGTCGTAGTTGACGCGCAGATCCGGGTTGATCTCGTCGTTCAGCTCGCTGTACTCCGCCTCGGCACGCACCCGGAAGGGGTTGTCACGGTCGGCATCAAACGGCGAGCCGGACCGCACGTCGATGGCGCCGCCAATGGCATCGCCCGGCATGTCCGGCGTCGGAATCTTGGTCACTTCCAGCAGATCGACCGAGCCCGAGGGAATCACGTCCAGCGGTACCGCGCGATCACCCGCTTCCGGTGTGCCGATGCGCATGCCGTTGATGGTCACGGTGCTGAGATTGGCATTGACGCCGCGCACCGACACGAACCGCCCTTCGCCCTGGTCGCGGGTGATCGAGATGCCCGGCAGACGCTGCAGGTTTTCGGCCACGTTCTGGTCCACAAACTGACCGGTGTCGTCGGCCGACAGGTAGTTGCTGATGCTGTCGCTGGTGCGGTACCGGTTCAGCGAATCGTTCAGGGCGATGCGCTGCGAGCGCACCACAATGTTGTCCACGGCGGTCGGCTCTGCACCCACCGCGATGTCCAGATCGGTACGGGCACCGGCGGTCACCGTGGCATCGACGCGTTCGCTGTCGTTGCCTTCATAGCGAACGTCGAGCACGACCGCGCCGGTCGGCAGACCGGTCAGCACGAAGCGCCCGGCCTCATCGGTGACCACCGAGGTTTCGCTGCCAACCACCTGCACCCGGGCGCCAACCAGTGGCCGGCCGGTGTCGGCGGCACGAACCGTACCCTGCACCGAGCCGCTGCGGGCCACATCCTGCGCCTGCACAAAGTAGGGCGTGGTCGCCAGAAAGGCGGCGATCAAGCCGGCGTGATAACTGGAATAGCGCATCTCATGTCCCCTGATCTGAAATGGATCGTGTTGGTGTCCGGGCGGCGAGCGATTCGAGGTGGCGCTGCCCGGCCGTAATGCCCGGCTATCGGGCGGTACCGTCTGCGTCGGGTGTTGACGGATTCGAATGGGCCCTGATCGCGCTACGGAGCAGCGTCATCGCCGCGTCACGGTTGCCAAAGCCGGACGTCACCACGGCCTTGCGTCCCTTGGGCAGGTTTTTATAGACGTTGAAAAACTCTTCGATTGCCTGGCGCTCGATCACCGCCAGGTCATCGATGTCCCGGAAGGCGTCGTAGTGGGGGTCCACGGCAGAGGTCGGTACTGCAATGATCTTCTCGTCGCCTTCACCGCCATCAACCATGTTCAGCATGCCAATCGGTCGCACCCGGATCAGTGCGCCGGGCACGATCGGCTCGCGGGTCAGCACCAGCACATCCAGCGCGTCGCCGTCATCCCCGAGGCTGGACGGCACGGCGCCGTAGTTGGCCGGGTAGCGCACGGCCATGCTCTGAAAGCGATCGACCATCACATGGCCGCTGGCGGGATCGATCTCGTACTTGGTGAAGCTGCCCTGGGGGATCTCGATCAGCGCCAGAAACTCTTCGGGCGCGGTGGCCGGCTGGGCCACCGAGAACGGGTGGGGCATCTGAGCGCCGAGGCTTGGCACCTGCGGCGCCAGCGTCAATCCCATTACCGCGCAGGCAGAGCGCGTCGCGCCCCCGAGTCGTAAGCCAATGTGCATGCCGGAAGGCTAGGCACGCGGGGTTATCTTTTTATGACGGCGTGATTGTGTTTTTGTGACCGCGCCGCGCGCCGCTCATTCCGGTGTGACGGAGTCGGGGCCGGCCGCTGATTGCGGATGATGCGACTTGTCCGGCTCTCGGGCCGCCCGCCACGCAGCGGAAGGCGACGGTCATGCCCGCGTGTTTCGGCTACCGTGGGGCGGTGATCCGCCCGGCGTCGGAAGGCTTCCGACCCCGTAGGCGCCGAGGTTCAGCGCAAGCGATGAGGGCTAGCGAGAGCGCATCTCTCGTGCCGGGCGGGTTGCTCCAACGGTGTCGCCGTGTCTTGAGGCCGGACTGTTCGCGGCGCAGTCTTGTCACATGAACCTTTCGACTGAACATCTGACCGCAGC from the Polycyclovorans algicola TG408 genome contains:
- a CDS encoding LemA family protein — translated: MNKGAGQMVWFIGLGIVAVLLLYAVVIYNALVNLKHAVSKSWSNIDVLLKQRNEELPKLVETCRQYMQFERDTLERVMAARQGAQLAQQKGDVSGIGKSESIIRSALGNITATVEAYPELAANQSIQTLLSRVTALENAISDRREFYNESVNVLNVRIEQVPDVIIARMTGFQAATLLEFPAEELRNPDIKALFES
- a CDS encoding alpha/beta hydrolase, coding for MQRLILTVILALGLSSCAGTAALNSFTPDSGYTVATNLPYQKGSGLRLDVYTPTESDNAPVVVFFYGGRWTDGAKDEFKFVGEALASRGYVAVIADYRKYPAVRFPAFVEDAAKAVKWAHDNVAQYGGDPGKLFVMGHSSGAHMAAMLAMNGKYLEAEGGSRQWLRGMIGLAGPYDFMPISAPDLRDLFGPPDRFEQSQPIFFADGRNPPLLLIHGEDDDVVWVKNSRNLAQAVGNAGGAVETIIYPKLGHRLIIANIARPLRGRSDVLDNISEFINRRANETPRVRGPGVQTTPIDL
- a CDS encoding GIDE domain-containing protein, translated to MLDQLDAQFTTAAALPDAQFYGVVAVLLLATLGALYFGLRALTHARWIADLPTSRIASAAQGYLELEGNADLLPGPQIISPLSHTPCAWWWFRIEKKVTRYRNGRRETRWQTLDHRQSDELFLLRDGSGECIVDPDGAQVIPSLKRRWTGPSRHPGPPPAKRQWLSFGNYRFTEQLLQLGDAVCALGYFRTQHGVQDFDERSDVRQLLAKWKADKAGLLQRFDADGDGEISVEEWHSARQEALKTVRQQHVEQAVTPDFNVLGAPPDRRPFLLSAVPQAQIQGRKQWQGWGLAGVSIALFTVLATLIQTRLAMA
- a CDS encoding SDR family NAD(P)-dependent oxidoreductase; protein product: MLVLITGASAGFGTAIARRYVAEGHRVIITGRRAERLQALAAELGDKAHVEVFDIRAAEAVASLPQRLPEAWQAIDVLVNNAGLALGLEPAQRAELDDWERMVDTNIKGLMHMTRAVLPGMVARGRGHVINIGSTAGEWPYPGANVYGASKAFVRQFSLNLRADLYQTPIRVTNIEPGLAGGTEFSNVRFHGDDDKAATVYADTQPLSAEDVAEAVYWSSALPAHVNVNTLSLTPVVQGFGPVAVHRGKA
- a CDS encoding TonB-dependent receptor: MRYSSYHAGLIAAFLATTPYFVQAQDVARSGSVQGTVRAADTGRPLVGARVQVVGSETSVVTDEAGRFVLTGLPTGAVVLDVRYEGNDSERVDATVTAGARTDLDIAVGAEPTAVDNIVVRSQRIALNDSLNRYRTSDSISNYLSADDTGQFVDQNVAENLQRLPGISITRDQGEGRFVSVRGVNANLSTVTINGMRIGTPEAGDRAVPLDVIPSGSVDLLEVTKIPTPDMPGDAIGGAIDVRSGSPFDADRDNPFRVRAEAEYSELNDEINPDLRVNYDQVVSFGSGTDNLGISIGANYVNRDFESDNIEGAYDFITDQAGNEQFALIETQQRKYFVERERLGANVNLEYRPTFDDSVFFNMLYSEFTDAEERQRSIVVFEDGTLTNFDGVNGTYEGIEPDSFRRRTRFRTKEQDTVAASIGAEHIRGDWTMDYRLGHSITRERVPDEREGRFEYDLGPLDATFTQGRGIPTFEILSAGAPDTTYLRNANYLLDRVVLEPIAVDDNDTTLSFNAERDRAFGIDGLVMKAGLDYRLKSKDSNVDETELRDVAAVILDDFTTGAPSYPFGDIGDGINGRAFQGFFAANRNQFNERPQDVQENLELNSAEDFTADENVLAGYVMGTVEWSRWKLITGVRVEQTDYSADGNQLEFDVNGDLTLNPRSVDSDYTNVLPAVHLRYEPSDTVVMRAAWSNTIARPSFSDISPRASINREDMEVEVGNPELDPFESMNLDFLVDWYPGGGAVLSAGVFYKDIDNFVAEFTTDNDPEFAGFEVTRPVNSTEASIVGFEFNVEQQLGAWVPALNDFLVGANFTFLDTDLKLAERQGESFSLPQSPDEVANLYIGYERGRFSGRLSYSQRGEFIDEVGDDRNFDIFVEQSSQLDLTAAYRLTDAFDLLAEARNLVDDPLELYQGSRANTLQFEEYGRSFALGIRGRF
- the gpmA gene encoding 2,3-diphosphoglycerate-dependent phosphoglycerate mutase — encoded protein: MTRRLVLLRHGQSQWNLENRFTGWVDVDLTEQGRAEARAGGELMKAEGLHFDVAYTSVLTRALRTCWMALDAMDQLWVPTHKSWRLNERHYGALQGLDKAETTAKHGEEQVKIWRRSYDIPPPEMAADDPGHPAQDRRYQSLDASALPGTESLATTLVRVLPYWHDHIAPDLKAGKTVLVTAHGNSLRALYKYLNNVSEAEILEINIPTGIPLLFELDDALKVQSYRYLGDPEAAKRAAEAVANQAKAKA
- a CDS encoding inorganic diphosphatase, with the translated sequence MGLTLAPQVPSLGAQMPHPFSVAQPATAPEEFLALIEIPQGSFTKYEIDPASGHVMVDRFQSMAVRYPANYGAVPSSLGDDGDALDVLVLTREPIVPGALIRVRPIGMLNMVDGGEGDEKIIAVPTSAVDPHYDAFRDIDDLAVIERQAIEEFFNVYKNLPKGRKAVVTSGFGNRDAAMTLLRSAIRAHSNPSTPDADGTAR